In a genomic window of Glaciimonas sp. PCH181:
- a CDS encoding branched-chain amino acid ABC transporter permease: MLEQQLINALTLGSVYALFALGFTLVFGVLGVINLSHGAIFMLGSYVALMLVEQLALPLWLAMLVAMLASGAIGLAVDYLVLRPLRKRNAPHLAPMIATIGVAIILTNLAQGLFGAENKRFPQGIIPENSFTFGSIHITAVQIGIVVISFVLMLVLLAVMRRTQLGRALRAIAESPKAAYLLGINVEGLFYLTSFAAAALGGAAGVLVGLSFNAITPFMGQPMLHKGIAVIILGGMGDIRGAMIAGLFLGFAEVLTVAYISSDFRDAVGFGLLFLILLVKPSGMFGKVLERKA, encoded by the coding sequence ATGCTCGAACAACAACTTATTAACGCCCTCACGCTAGGCAGTGTGTACGCCCTGTTTGCGTTAGGTTTCACGCTGGTATTCGGCGTATTGGGCGTGATCAATTTATCGCACGGTGCGATTTTCATGCTCGGCAGCTATGTCGCGTTAATGCTGGTCGAACAGTTAGCGCTGCCGCTTTGGCTGGCGATGCTGGTGGCAATGCTGGCCTCGGGCGCGATCGGTCTGGCGGTCGACTATCTGGTCCTGCGACCTCTGCGCAAGCGCAACGCGCCGCATCTGGCCCCCATGATTGCCACCATTGGCGTAGCAATTATTTTGACCAATCTGGCGCAAGGTTTATTTGGCGCAGAAAACAAACGTTTTCCACAAGGGATCATTCCCGAAAATAGTTTTACCTTCGGTAGCATCCATATCACCGCGGTCCAGATCGGCATCGTCGTGATTTCATTTGTATTGATGCTGGTATTGCTGGCGGTCATGCGCCGTACGCAATTAGGACGCGCATTACGCGCAATTGCTGAATCGCCAAAAGCCGCATATCTGCTTGGCATTAATGTTGAAGGTTTGTTTTATCTGACCTCATTTGCCGCCGCAGCCCTGGGCGGCGCAGCGGGCGTGCTGGTCGGCCTGTCATTCAACGCGATTACGCCGTTTATGGGACAACCGATGCTGCACAAAGGTATCGCCGTCATTATTTTAGGCGGCATGGGCGATATTCGTGGCGCCATGATCGCCGGTCTGTTTTTAGGGTTCGCCGAGGTATTGACGGTGGCCTATATTTCGAGTGATTTCCGCGATGCGGTTGGATTCGGTTTGCTATTTTTGATATTGCTAGTCAAGCCGTCAGGCATGTTCGGCAAAGTGCTGGAAAGAAAGGCGTAA
- a CDS encoding ABC transporter substrate-binding protein: protein MKFSSTLTTMTALVLAATLAQSALAADVKLGLAAALTGPAAKYGVAIKNGFTLATEEVNAKGGVNGNKLVLMVEDEQGKKEDAINVFKKLIFQDKALLVFGPTLSNSAFAADPIANAAKVVAFGTSNTADGITAMGPFTFRNSVMEADVLPVTTRAAVKHFGIKKVAIIYGNDDAFTKSGYDVFKATLAKQNIPVTTTEAYAKGDVDFKAQLTKIKASNPDAIVCSCLTEEAANIILQTRTLGMKQPFIGGNGLNSPKLFEIAKNAGDDTIMGSPWSAENLTPANKAFIAAYKAKFGSDPDQFAAQAYDALYIVAAALKTVKLTGALPADRVALRDALPAVKIEGATGDFTFRKAPEAGGKPVGYDAQQEAIVNIAKGGKFVLLK, encoded by the coding sequence ATGAAATTTTCATCCACGCTGACAACAATGACGGCACTGGTACTAGCCGCGACATTAGCGCAATCTGCATTAGCCGCAGACGTCAAACTTGGCTTGGCTGCCGCTCTTACCGGTCCAGCCGCCAAATATGGCGTCGCCATCAAAAACGGTTTTACGCTAGCAACTGAAGAAGTCAACGCCAAGGGAGGTGTTAACGGTAACAAGCTAGTGCTGATGGTTGAAGACGAGCAAGGCAAAAAAGAAGACGCGATTAACGTCTTCAAAAAACTAATTTTCCAAGATAAAGCGTTGCTGGTATTCGGCCCAACGTTGTCGAATTCTGCTTTTGCCGCTGATCCGATTGCCAATGCAGCGAAAGTTGTGGCTTTTGGTACGAGTAATACTGCTGACGGTATCACTGCAATGGGCCCTTTCACTTTCCGTAACTCGGTCATGGAAGCGGACGTTTTACCAGTCACGACACGCGCTGCGGTGAAGCATTTCGGCATCAAGAAAGTCGCCATTATTTATGGTAACGACGATGCGTTCACCAAAAGCGGTTACGACGTTTTCAAAGCTACGCTTGCTAAACAGAACATCCCTGTAACGACCACTGAAGCGTATGCCAAAGGCGACGTGGATTTCAAGGCGCAGCTGACCAAAATTAAAGCGTCCAATCCGGATGCTATCGTCTGCTCTTGCCTCACAGAAGAAGCCGCGAATATCATTCTGCAAACCCGTACACTGGGCATGAAGCAACCGTTCATCGGCGGCAATGGTTTGAATTCGCCAAAGCTGTTTGAGATTGCTAAAAATGCCGGTGACGACACCATCATGGGCAGCCCTTGGTCGGCGGAAAATCTGACGCCTGCCAACAAAGCTTTCATTGCCGCATACAAAGCTAAGTTTGGTAGCGATCCAGATCAGTTTGCCGCGCAAGCTTACGACGCGTTGTACATCGTCGCAGCCGCACTTAAAACGGTCAAATTGACTGGCGCGTTACCGGCTGACCGCGTCGCTTTGCGCGATGCATTGCCAGCAGTCAAAATTGAAGGTGCAACCGGCGATTTCACTTTCCGCAAAGCACCGGAAGCTGGCGGCAAGCCAGTCGGCTATGATGCGCAACAAGAAGCGATTGTGAACATTGCTAAAGGCGGCAAATTCGTTCTGCTGAAGTAA
- the argH gene encoding argininosuccinate lyase encodes MTEQFSKKAEAWSARFSEPVSDLVKRYTASVFFDKRLAEVDIQGSLAHAEMLAHQNIISADDHAAIQKGMTQIQEEITAGKFEWLLDLEDVHLNIEKRLTELVGDAGKRLHTGRSRNDQVATDIRLYLRGAIDDICGLLRDLRLALLTLAEQHADTILPGFTHMQVAQPITFGHHVLAYVEMFGRDTERMQDCRKRVNRLPLGAAALAGTTFPIDRQRVATTLGFDDVCRNSLDAVSDRDFAIEFCAAAALVMTHISRMSEELVIWMSPRVGFIDIADRFCTGSSIMPQKKNPDVPELARGKTGRVNGHLIALLTLMKGQPLAYNKDNQEDKEPLFDTVDTLTDTLRIFADMAGGITVKPEAMRAAALQGYATATDLADYLVKKGLPFRDAHEAVALTVRHCVDQGYDLSDMSLEQLQAFSSLIEADVFEVLTLEGSVAARDHIGGTAPRQVRLAIAHLREQLG; translated from the coding sequence ATGACAGAACAATTTTCTAAGAAGGCCGAAGCGTGGTCAGCCCGCTTTTCGGAACCGGTTTCCGACCTGGTTAAACGTTATACCGCCTCGGTATTTTTCGATAAACGTCTGGCAGAAGTCGATATTCAAGGCTCGCTCGCCCATGCAGAGATGCTGGCGCACCAAAACATTATCAGCGCCGACGATCATGCCGCGATTCAAAAAGGCATGACGCAAATTCAAGAAGAAATCACTGCTGGCAAATTTGAATGGTTGCTGGATCTGGAAGACGTGCATCTGAATATCGAAAAGCGTCTGACCGAGTTGGTCGGTGACGCCGGTAAGCGCTTGCACACCGGCCGCTCACGCAACGATCAGGTTGCCACCGACATCCGCCTGTATTTGCGCGGCGCGATTGATGACATTTGCGGCCTGCTGCGCGACCTGCGCTTAGCGTTGCTGACACTGGCAGAGCAACACGCCGACACCATTTTGCCCGGCTTCACCCACATGCAAGTAGCGCAGCCGATCACTTTCGGTCACCACGTGCTGGCGTATGTCGAAATGTTTGGACGCGACACCGAACGCATGCAGGATTGCCGCAAACGCGTGAACCGCTTGCCGCTGGGCGCTGCCGCTCTGGCTGGCACGACATTCCCGATTGATCGTCAACGCGTCGCCACGACGTTAGGCTTTGATGACGTTTGCCGTAATTCACTGGATGCGGTCTCGGATCGCGATTTCGCCATTGAATTCTGCGCCGCTGCTGCGCTGGTGATGACGCATATCTCGCGCATGTCGGAAGAATTGGTCATCTGGATGAGCCCACGTGTCGGCTTTATCGATATCGCCGACCGCTTCTGCACCGGCTCGTCGATCATGCCGCAAAAGAAAAACCCTGACGTGCCAGAGCTGGCACGCGGCAAAACCGGCCGCGTCAACGGCCATTTGATCGCCCTGCTGACCTTGATGAAAGGCCAGCCATTGGCCTACAACAAAGACAATCAGGAAGACAAAGAACCGTTGTTCGACACCGTCGATACACTGACCGACACGCTGCGCATCTTCGCTGACATGGCAGGCGGCATCACCGTTAAGCCAGAAGCGATGCGCGCTGCTGCGTTGCAGGGCTATGCCACGGCAACCGATCTGGCCGATTATCTGGTAAAAAAAGGCTTGCCGTTCCGTGACGCGCACGAAGCCGTGGCGTTGACCGTGCGTCATTGCGTCGATCAGGGTTACGACTTAAGCGACATGTCATTAGAGCAACTACAAGCGTTTTCCAGTTTGATCGAGGCCGATGTATTTGAGGTGTTGACGCTGGAAGGCTCAGTCGCGGCACGCGATCATATCGGCGGCACCGCGCCGCGACAGGTGCGATTGGCAATTGCCCATTTGCGGGAGCAATTGGGTTAA
- a CDS encoding DUF1501 domain-containing protein → MKRRDFIRNMRNLGLIGSGAILIPVGLSGCVVAPTTKPNAATRPMGGNADAPLAYGTPLKRARLAGDGTPRMIVVFLRGAVDGLNVVVPHGDHHYYQARPTIAVARPGANNGAIDLTGYFGLHPALQPLKAYWDNGQLAFIHASGSPDMSRSHFEAQDYMETGTPGQHNTADGWMNRLLTTMPASEAPMQALTLGESVPRILTGKAVVANMSTGRNATRPTQIDRPDINVAFNALYQQDPTLGKAFRDGMAARKEMLMDLTSTEQRAANNGAALPNGLSIDTTRLGQLMRSNPAIRLGFVAVGGWDTHANQGNGAGQLANRLRPLADGLTALARELGPAFNDTVIVVMSEFGRTFRENGNGGTDHGHGNAMWLLGGNVRGGAIYGHWPGIDDKSLNEGRDLAVTTDFRTVLATLAEKHMRVGDAALQKVFPQFAGSGNQKLNFLI, encoded by the coding sequence ATGAAGCGCCGCGATTTTATCCGCAATATGCGCAATCTTGGGCTCATTGGAAGCGGTGCGATTCTGATTCCGGTGGGATTGTCTGGCTGTGTGGTCGCCCCGACTACCAAGCCTAACGCAGCCACGCGACCGATGGGCGGAAATGCCGATGCACCGCTCGCTTATGGCACACCGTTAAAACGTGCGCGTCTGGCGGGTGATGGCACGCCGCGCATGATTGTAGTGTTTCTGCGCGGTGCGGTGGATGGTTTAAATGTCGTCGTTCCGCATGGCGATCATCATTATTATCAAGCGCGTCCGACGATTGCCGTGGCACGTCCGGGGGCGAACAATGGGGCGATTGACCTGACCGGTTATTTCGGTCTGCATCCAGCCTTACAGCCGCTGAAAGCCTATTGGGATAATGGTCAGTTGGCTTTTATTCATGCGTCTGGCTCACCGGATATGTCGCGCTCGCATTTCGAGGCGCAAGATTATATGGAAACGGGCACGCCCGGCCAGCACAACACTGCCGATGGGTGGATGAATCGTTTGCTGACGACGATGCCAGCGAGTGAAGCGCCTATGCAGGCGTTGACGCTGGGCGAATCGGTGCCGCGGATTCTGACTGGCAAAGCGGTGGTCGCGAATATGTCTACCGGACGCAATGCGACGCGGCCGACGCAGATTGATCGGCCGGATATTAATGTGGCTTTTAATGCGTTGTATCAGCAGGATCCGACTTTGGGGAAAGCTTTTCGGGATGGCATGGCGGCGCGCAAAGAGATGTTGATGGATCTGACTAGCACGGAGCAACGGGCGGCGAATAATGGCGCGGCGCTGCCAAATGGGTTATCGATTGATACTACTCGGTTGGGGCAATTGATGCGGAGCAATCCGGCGATTCGGTTGGGGTTTGTCGCTGTGGGTGGGTGGGATACGCATGCCAATCAGGGGAATGGTGCGGGCCAGTTAGCTAATCGGTTGCGGCCGCTGGCGGATGGGTTGACGGCGTTGGCACGAGAACTTGGTCCGGCGTTTAACGATACGGTGATTGTTGTGATGTCGGAGTTTGGGAGGACTTTTCGGGAAAATGGTAATGGGGGGACTGACCATGGGCATGGCAATGCTATGTGGCTGCTGGGAGGTAATGTTCGGGGAGGGGCTATTTATGGGCATTGGCCGGGGATAGATGATAAGTCGCTTAATGAAGGTCGTGACCTTGCTGTGACTACGGATTTTCGGACGGTGTTAGCGACGCTGGCCGAGAAACATATGCGGGTTGGGGATGCTGCGTTGCAGAAAGTGTTTCCGCAATTTGCGGGGAGTGGTAATCAAAAGTTGAATTTTTTAATTTAG
- a CDS encoding hemerythrin domain-containing protein: MDTKVSSRFKDATTLLIHDHDSVKAKFKEFEAMGNRARIGKKKLADAICTELTIHTMIEEDIFYPAVKRQAEDGPAMIKEALAEHAGAKELIAQLKAMAPDDENLNETVMKLSEEIAQHVKEEEQEMFPKVRSSGLDLIALRDEMVERKRTLSTENL, from the coding sequence ATGGATACCAAAGTTTCATCGCGATTCAAGGATGCCACTACGCTGCTGATCCACGATCACGACAGCGTTAAGGCAAAATTTAAAGAATTCGAAGCCATGGGAAATCGCGCCCGTATCGGCAAGAAGAAACTGGCGGATGCAATCTGTACCGAATTAACCATCCACACGATGATCGAAGAAGACATTTTCTATCCCGCCGTCAAACGTCAGGCGGAGGACGGTCCTGCGATGATCAAGGAAGCGCTGGCAGAACATGCCGGTGCGAAAGAATTGATTGCGCAACTTAAAGCGATGGCCCCCGATGATGAAAATCTAAACGAGACTGTGATGAAATTATCGGAAGAAATTGCACAGCATGTTAAAGAGGAGGAACAGGAAATGTTTCCTAAAGTCCGCAGTTCGGGCTTGGATTTGATTGCGCTGCGTGACGAAATGGTGGAACGAAAACGTACGCTAAGCACAGAAAACTTATGA
- a CDS encoding catalase, translating to MATRKKTPSAIDGAGSVLSTVSGPSNAAPPDSMGTKEIAPTQLLEKVVGGQALSAQMPHNPTKASEYGDTSPTPEPGATGKPATELATASTATETNASPKVGDGQPIIGGNPTVGPLDRVRVDASDQTLTTNQGVQVADNQSSLKVGLRGPTAMEDFILREKISHFDHERIPERVVHARGSAAHGYFESYKDLSELTRAAPFAQAGKRTPVFVRFSTVAGERGSADTVRDVRGFAVKFYTDEGNWDLVGNNMPVFFIQDAMKFPDLIHAVKPEAHNAIPQASSAHDTFWDFVSLTPESTHMLMWLMSDRAIPRSLRMMQGFGVHTFRLVNTEGESMFCKFHWHPVAGTHSLIWDEAVKIAGADCDFHRRDLWEAIEAGAYPEWELGLQVFSEADADKFGFDVLDPTKLVPEEMVEVIPVGKMTLNRNPDNFFAETEQVAFCTAHVIPGIDFTNDPLLQGRIHSYLDTQISRLGGPNFHEIPINSPVAGVYNNQRDGMHRQAIHRGRASYEPNSLGGGCPFQAGTQGYTSFPQQIAADMVRGKPELFADHYSQARLFWNSQSPAEQGHIASAFRFELTRVQTPAVRIRVLSMLVNVDPLLAADVAQGLGLEIPPAMPLASDLLMPEYAPSPTLSIMFRPGETGIRTRRVAVLVASGVDGATVQAIYASLLTDGAVPRLVGAQLGKVATSDGGSLDVEISLEAAPSALYDAVVVPDCSATTTGWLRNNQALDFLRDQYRHCKPMLMFESGAALLEKAGITIAPEQADPGVIDTENKTLERALAAFKSALAGHRMLMRETDPQPMPE from the coding sequence ATGGCAACACGCAAAAAAACCCCATCCGCGATTGATGGTGCAGGATCTGTTTTAAGCACAGTCTCAGGGCCCTCCAATGCAGCGCCCCCAGACAGCATGGGAACTAAAGAAATTGCCCCCACGCAACTGTTAGAAAAAGTAGTCGGCGGCCAGGCCCTCTCCGCCCAAATGCCTCACAACCCCACCAAAGCCAGCGAATACGGCGACACCAGTCCCACCCCCGAACCCGGCGCAACTGGCAAACCCGCCACCGAATTAGCCACAGCCAGCACCGCAACCGAAACCAACGCATCACCCAAAGTAGGCGACGGCCAACCAATCATCGGCGGAAACCCTACCGTCGGCCCACTCGACCGCGTGCGCGTAGACGCCAGCGACCAAACCCTCACCACCAACCAAGGCGTCCAAGTCGCCGACAACCAAAGTTCGCTAAAGGTCGGACTGCGCGGCCCAACCGCAATGGAAGACTTCATCCTGCGCGAAAAAATTTCCCACTTCGATCATGAACGCATTCCCGAACGCGTCGTCCATGCAAGAGGTTCCGCAGCCCACGGCTATTTCGAATCCTACAAAGATTTAAGTGAACTGACCCGCGCCGCGCCGTTCGCCCAAGCTGGCAAACGCACGCCCGTTTTCGTACGCTTTTCCACCGTCGCAGGCGAACGTGGATCAGCCGACACCGTGCGCGACGTACGCGGTTTTGCGGTCAAGTTTTATACTGACGAAGGCAACTGGGATCTGGTCGGGAATAACATGCCGGTCTTTTTCATTCAGGATGCAATGAAATTTCCTGACTTGATTCATGCCGTCAAACCGGAAGCCCATAACGCCATTCCCCAAGCCTCCAGCGCACACGATACCTTTTGGGATTTTGTCTCGTTAACCCCCGAATCAACACATATGCTGATGTGGCTAATGTCCGATCGGGCGATCCCACGTAGTCTGCGGATGATGCAAGGTTTTGGCGTGCATACGTTCCGGCTGGTCAATACCGAGGGCGAGTCGATGTTCTGCAAATTCCACTGGCATCCCGTCGCCGGAACGCACTCTCTAATCTGGGATGAGGCGGTAAAGATCGCAGGCGCCGACTGCGATTTCCATCGGCGCGATTTATGGGAAGCAATTGAGGCTGGCGCATACCCCGAATGGGAACTCGGCCTGCAAGTTTTCAGTGAAGCAGACGCCGACAAATTTGGCTTCGACGTGCTGGACCCGACTAAACTTGTTCCTGAAGAAATGGTAGAAGTCATCCCTGTCGGTAAAATGACGCTGAATCGTAATCCTGATAATTTCTTCGCAGAAACCGAGCAAGTCGCCTTCTGCACAGCCCACGTCATACCCGGTATCGACTTCACTAATGACCCACTGCTGCAAGGTCGCATTCACTCTTATCTCGATACCCAGATCAGCCGTTTAGGCGGTCCAAATTTCCATGAAATCCCGATCAACTCTCCCGTCGCTGGGGTCTACAACAATCAGCGCGATGGCATGCATCGGCAGGCTATTCACCGTGGCCGCGCCAGCTACGAACCAAACTCGCTAGGAGGTGGTTGTCCATTTCAGGCTGGCACACAGGGCTACACCAGTTTCCCACAGCAAATTGCGGCCGATATGGTGCGCGGAAAACCGGAACTATTCGCCGATCATTACTCGCAAGCACGCTTGTTTTGGAACAGCCAAAGCCCTGCCGAGCAAGGCCATATCGCCTCGGCATTTCGCTTTGAGCTGACCCGCGTGCAAACCCCCGCTGTGCGTATTCGAGTGCTATCCATGCTGGTCAATGTCGACCCGTTGCTTGCTGCGGATGTGGCGCAGGGATTGGGGCTGGAAATTCCTCCGGCAATGCCGCTGGCATCTGATTTGCTCATGCCAGAATATGCGCCCTCACCCACGCTTTCAATAATGTTTCGTCCGGGCGAAACCGGCATCCGCACGCGTCGTGTCGCGGTGTTGGTTGCCTCTGGCGTTGATGGCGCAACGGTGCAAGCGATCTACGCTTCATTACTGACCGACGGCGCGGTGCCACGCTTAGTGGGCGCACAGCTCGGCAAGGTCGCCACTAGCGATGGCGGTTCACTCGATGTGGAAATATCGCTGGAAGCCGCACCGTCAGCGCTGTATGACGCGGTAGTCGTGCCGGACTGTTCCGCGACGACAACTGGATGGTTGCGCAACAATCAGGCGCTGGATTTCTTGCGAGATCAATACCGGCATTGCAAGCCAATGCTGATGTTTGAAAGCGGCGCAGCGTTGCTTGAAAAAGCGGGCATTACGATTGCACCAGAACAAGCCGATCCCGGCGTGATTGATACTGAGAATAAAACCTTGGAGCGTGCATTGGCGGCATTCAAATCAGCGCTGGCAGGACATCGCATGCTGATGCGTGAAACCGATCCGCAGCCAATGCCCGAATGA
- a CDS encoding carboxypeptidase-like regulatory domain-containing protein: MKPSRNFLHALFSLCMLTMVVTSPAQATQIRESTITTGEINTITLFDIPDDIARLLEVHQLSGPPLQTTIKNGDVYVLAQEADNGREAELSLNGNGHHYTLPLRIETRRYIGPARLTEVPSSMKGEAPVPHDERAFWLENGYTDEELDSDEQQVFYPEAYATLEGLSPGHLWTPDVTEISITLHNAPVLSMRKEDTNIQILNDRVFNQFFFEYFDYDPKRNRLTTKPEKFKEFYDRLPGDPLTLTLNGDDAKGQFAGHFNFIFQKASAHVTGRLLDEAGYTLTNLSDRQVSISGLESDIRQLSTVDVNGEFIFPLLPADEYTLSLVDFNHPTQQKPDYSLIIGEDSGDIHVDLVLPQALTGPVTYKGKPIESSTRGNTGGILKVIQEERDEQERRARNASRQAAPQCTRAADGSTIMAVGGKQNVPSICTIAYQVPQGVASVQIDVTVQSDEALYWTGRQSPFNDYWAYELHGLPENWSASGNVNNTHVGRTEITRSQCINISPQTRDGPLSITGKLTTTNIGGEIRPTRVSARFKNGCGDIRITEITAKTENAKKHKIFHPRKIGTNELTNRRGSYISLPHAGTAASHAAWGFPVDIKYEPEDAVIEAVHAQIVLNDNIFTLPGNLIDQASTTTAGEINFADLKLPTASLPPGCNPVQIQFMLKGKNGDNAGESNFMAMKASGIKNFKPLYLAATIAPHLTRRRYGMRDLGGDAWAMAGTINWLLSKPFYFDDISGLHIPQNGKNNSALGHTGHSDGQQIDLRYDDGTGNYTGALNGQGDGAAIKKLAIAAKKEVTTNLEAKLNLEKLRNWIARNRAMLTTEANAPHVRVVYIGVTWMDNLISKGQFSDSTPIPGVPAWKKPTTLSKANLHYSHWHMSLIADAFCR, translated from the coding sequence TTGAAGCCGTCAAGAAATTTTCTGCACGCGCTGTTTTCTCTCTGCATGCTGACGATGGTCGTCACCTCGCCAGCACAAGCCACCCAAATCAGGGAAAGCACCATCACCACAGGAGAAATTAACACCATCACCCTGTTTGACATACCTGATGACATCGCCCGGCTTCTGGAGGTACACCAACTCTCTGGCCCACCGTTACAAACGACTATCAAGAATGGTGATGTCTACGTCTTGGCGCAAGAAGCGGATAACGGTCGCGAGGCCGAACTCTCTCTCAACGGCAATGGGCATCATTACACCCTGCCATTACGCATAGAAACCCGGCGTTATATCGGTCCGGCACGATTAACAGAAGTCCCCTCCAGCATGAAAGGCGAAGCACCTGTACCGCATGACGAACGCGCATTTTGGCTAGAAAACGGCTACACCGATGAAGAGCTGGATTCAGACGAACAGCAAGTGTTTTATCCTGAAGCGTATGCCACGTTAGAGGGCTTAAGTCCCGGGCATTTGTGGACCCCGGATGTCACTGAAATCAGCATCACGCTACATAATGCGCCAGTGTTATCAATGCGCAAAGAGGATACGAACATTCAAATCCTGAATGATCGGGTGTTCAATCAATTTTTCTTTGAGTATTTTGATTACGACCCAAAACGTAACCGCTTGACCACCAAACCAGAAAAATTCAAGGAGTTTTACGACCGTCTTCCAGGTGATCCATTAACGCTCACCTTAAATGGCGACGATGCTAAGGGTCAATTTGCCGGGCACTTTAATTTTATTTTTCAAAAAGCCAGCGCCCACGTCACCGGTCGTCTGCTAGACGAAGCAGGCTACACTCTCACCAACCTGTCCGACCGGCAAGTCAGCATTAGCGGCCTGGAAAGCGACATTCGCCAACTATCTACTGTGGACGTAAACGGAGAATTCATCTTTCCGCTATTGCCTGCCGATGAATACACGCTTTCTCTCGTCGATTTTAATCACCCGACCCAGCAAAAACCTGACTATTCGCTGATCATAGGAGAAGACTCAGGCGACATCCACGTTGATCTGGTTCTCCCTCAAGCACTCACCGGCCCCGTTACTTACAAAGGCAAACCCATAGAAAGTAGCACCAGAGGCAACACCGGTGGCATTCTCAAAGTGATCCAGGAAGAACGTGATGAACAAGAACGCAGAGCACGCAACGCATCCAGACAGGCCGCCCCGCAATGCACACGGGCAGCCGATGGCAGCACCATCATGGCCGTGGGCGGCAAACAAAACGTTCCGTCTATTTGCACTATCGCCTACCAGGTACCGCAAGGTGTGGCGTCAGTCCAGATAGATGTCACAGTACAAAGTGATGAAGCACTCTACTGGACCGGTAGACAAAGCCCATTCAATGATTATTGGGCGTATGAATTACATGGCTTGCCAGAAAACTGGTCCGCCAGTGGTAACGTCAACAATACGCATGTTGGCAGAACAGAAATAACCCGCAGTCAATGTATCAATATTAGCCCGCAAACCCGTGACGGCCCGTTGTCTATTACGGGAAAACTCACTACCACCAACATCGGCGGTGAAATCAGGCCGACCCGAGTCAGTGCGCGTTTTAAAAACGGTTGCGGCGATATACGCATCACCGAGATCACAGCAAAAACCGAAAATGCAAAAAAACACAAAATTTTTCATCCCAGAAAAATTGGCACAAATGAACTGACCAATCGGCGTGGCTCGTACATTAGTTTGCCACATGCGGGTACGGCAGCATCCCATGCTGCGTGGGGTTTTCCTGTTGACATAAAGTATGAACCTGAGGATGCCGTGATCGAGGCCGTCCATGCGCAAATCGTCCTCAACGACAATATATTCACGCTTCCCGGCAACCTGATCGATCAAGCCAGCACTACAACAGCTGGAGAAATAAATTTTGCAGATTTAAAACTCCCCACCGCCTCCTTACCTCCTGGTTGTAACCCCGTGCAAATTCAGTTCATGCTCAAAGGAAAAAATGGCGACAATGCCGGGGAATCCAACTTTATGGCAATGAAAGCCTCTGGTATTAAAAATTTCAAACCACTGTATTTAGCCGCCACCATCGCTCCCCACTTAACCAGACGACGCTATGGTATGCGCGACTTGGGTGGAGATGCCTGGGCCATGGCAGGCACTATCAATTGGCTACTCAGCAAACCGTTTTACTTCGATGACATTTCAGGGCTGCATATCCCGCAAAATGGAAAAAATAACTCAGCGCTCGGCCATACCGGCCACAGCGACGGGCAGCAGATAGATTTACGCTATGACGACGGGACAGGTAACTACACCGGCGCGTTAAATGGACAAGGCGATGGTGCAGCGATTAAGAAACTCGCGATTGCCGCCAAAAAAGAAGTCACTACCAATCTGGAAGCAAAGCTAAACCTGGAAAAACTCCGCAACTGGATTGCTAGAAATCGTGCCATGTTAACGACCGAAGCCAATGCTCCCCATGTGCGTGTCGTCTATATCGGTGTGACCTGGATGGATAATCTTATTAGCAAAGGTCAGTTTAGCGACAGCACGCCGATTCCCGGCGTACCTGCCTGGAAAAAACCAACGACACTAAGTAAAGCAAACCTGCACTACAGCCATTGGCACATGTCGCTGATAGCGGACGCATTTTGCCGTTAG